The window AGTCCGCATGCCTGGCCATGCCGTATCCTCGCGTGTTACGTATAACCCCCCGCGTGTCCTGTCCGTGTCCCGTCCCTTCGCTGTCTTGTCCCTTCGCTCCCCGAGAGGCTCCGATGAAACGCGTCGCCCTGGTCACCCTCGTCGTCGACGACTACGACGAGGCGATCCGCTTCTACACCGAGGCCCTCGGATTCCGGCTCGCCGAGGACACCCCGCGGCCCGACGGGTCCCGCTGGGTCGTCGTGGAGCCGGGCACCGGAGGGCACGGCACCGGCCTCCTGCTGGCCCGGGCCAAGGACGAGGCACAGCGCGGCCGGGTCGGCGACCAGACCGGCGGCCGCGTCGGCTTCTTCCTGCACACCGACGACTTCGCCCGCGACCACGCACGGATGACCGCGGCGGGCGTGACCTTCCTGGAGGAGCCCCGGCACGAGACGTACGGCTCGGTCGTCGTCTTCCAGGACCTGTACGGAAACCGGTGGGACCTGCTGCAGCCCGCCGCGCCCGACCCGCAGCCCGCCGCTCCCGGCGAGACCGCCCACTGATCAGTACTCCCCGCCCAACGACAACCTGCCGAGGAAACACCGCATGACCGCGTCCCGCATCGACATCGACACCATCCGCCGGCTCCCCAAGGCCGTGCTGCACGACCACCTCGACGGCGGCCTGCGCCCCACCACGCTCGTCGAACTCGCCGACGCGGTCGGCCACACGCTCCCCACCACCGACCCGGACGAGCTGGCCGCCTGGTACTACGAGGCCGCCAACTCCGGTGACCTGGTCCGCTACATAGCCACCTTC is drawn from Streptomyces liliifuscus and contains these coding sequences:
- a CDS encoding VOC family protein, whose protein sequence is MKRVALVTLVVDDYDEAIRFYTEALGFRLAEDTPRPDGSRWVVVEPGTGGHGTGLLLARAKDEAQRGRVGDQTGGRVGFFLHTDDFARDHARMTAAGVTFLEEPRHETYGSVVVFQDLYGNRWDLLQPAAPDPQPAAPGETAH